The Aspergillus fumigatus Af293 chromosome 3, whole genome shotgun sequence region GAGACGGCACGCTTCGGCATAAGCACACTCGCGCGCGTTGATTGCTTGGTCAAGTTGCGCCGAGATGTTTTTGCGGAGTGTCTGCGCGTCTGGGCGCTCGTGAGAGGGAAGGTCGGGGAGCTGGCCCCACGTCTTGGTCAGTTCGTGAACATTTTGTGTAGCCTCGAGATAACGTTCGTCCAAGCCACGTATGAGGGTGAGGGAACGGATCAGGTCCGCGGGGAGGTATTCGGTGTAATCTATGAAGTCGGTAACGGTGGCCTGCGCATCAGGGTCAAAGGGACCATCAAGAATGACGCCACCGTCTTCATCATTATAGTCTGCCATAACCATGGCTTCCGCCTGAAGCTAGGGAGACAACGAAAATTCCAGGAGATGGTAGCGGCAAATGCAAACTAGACAGGACAAGAGGTATATGGTAGGGGGCTAGGTGGGTGGCACCATCCGCGCAGCCATGAAGGTAGCGATCAGGGCAGTTGCATGGAATGTAGCTTCGAATCAGATCCAAAGCAGCTTGCGATCGACAATCTCAGTGGGAAAAGATGCGCAACGAGCACAAGGACTAGAGATTGATGCGGCGTCGTTGGACATGACCGTGATGGATCAGCCGCGGTCTGGCAATGTTGTTGATCGGTCGTCGGGGAAACATTGTTCCGCGTCTATATTTCAGTCGCTGATTGTCAACAAACGGCCAAGCCATATcaacaaggaaatggaaTCAGTTCAATTGATTTGCTTCTATGGACCGATAGTGCATGATACGCTCTTAACCAGCAGGATTGATGTCGCATGGTAGATGGAGGTATTGGTTCCTGTGAACAGTAACGTTCCTCAGGATATATATCCATGACCATGATGGTCAATGAAGGGGCAGGATCCAACTTCCAAGTCAATTTATAGCTCGACCTCAATATACCATTGTTCCGTTGAGAAGGTTGGGATAGAATAAcagaataatagtagaaaGGAAATGAAACCAGTGAAGCCAATGACAAGATGATAGATTAAGCATGGTGTTTTGAGACTCATGAGAAGAGTGAAGACGATCCCCCATGATGCGATTAAGGTAATAGCGGACTGCACTTCGCCTCATTATTCACTGATATCTGCACCAGGAAATGACCTAGTGTCATGCGTTGGTTCGTGGTTACCAACACGGACTCATTTGCCAGTCCTGGTAGGACAAACGCTCCTATCTTCCCAACTTTGCCCTTACACTTGCTCGTCCCTCTTAGCTATCAATACTGCTTTCTTTCAGCTCTCTTGCCCCTCTCAATCGTGGCAGGTCATCCTGTTCAAAGCTTGGATATGGACAGAACAGAACGCCTGAAGCTTCTCTTCAGCGAGGATGAGTTTTTGCTTCGGCTCAACACCCGCCTCAATGCCCAATCTAAACCTGACCTCAAGGCAACGGAAGCAGCTTCCTCGACTGTAGTAACACAGGAAGAAGTACAGCCGGAAAAGGTCGACGAAGACTCGGAACCAAATACCAAAGCAGGGGGAAACGCTGAAGGCCTCGACAAGAGCCTTGTCCAAGAGACAGGCCAGTGCAACTCATCCACTCCGACACCAGGCACTAGGTATTTCAGCCATGAGCAAGAGGTGCCGTCAACACCACTGGATGGATTCTTCTGCCCCCTTGTGGCTATATCTAAGTATCCCTACAAGTTTGTCCACAAAGAACTGTCACAGATGGTAGCCAACCGATTCTTCAACGGGGGGAAGTTTTGGCAGAGAGTCTGGGATTTGTGAGTTACCCGGCTTACACTCTTATAGCTGCTtactgatgaagaaatgtCGCAGATACTATGTCCATGTCCCTCCTCATCTCAGGCCACGTCCGCTGTTGCTCGTGCCTGCTGCTCAAGTCAGGAAGTTCATACAGGAAATCAATCGTGAGCTTGAAGCTACGCTGTCGATCCCggaggagagagaaatgggATTGCTCTTGGACTTTAACCTGGACGGAGTCCCTCAACCGACATTCATCGGCCAGTGTACAAGCCGGGAGATGAAAGATGAACTGGAATCGACCATTCCTCCGCGCACCAACTACGAGCCTCCTTCCGAGATGGATGAATCGCGTCTTGCGTACGAGCAAATGATTGGACATGGAATAGATGCGTCGAAAAGCAAGAGTAGGAGCAAAGCatccaaggcgaagaaacaGATCCGGCTTCAGGCTGGAATAAAGTCGGTACAAGCTCTGAGGAAAATGCGTTGCTACCTTGGTCTGCAACCCTGCCACTCCCTAGATCTTCCAAAGCTTATTGACGAACGATCTTgggaggagaagggaaaCGACGACTGCAGTATGGCGCAAAGGCTTGACGAAACAAGTGACACTGGGATCCCTCGCCTCGACCTGAATAATCCAACGATGTTTCCATTCTGGCAAGAGCCGATCTTGATTAGTGTTGACGTCGAATGCAATGAGCGTTGCCCCGGACAGGTCACAGAAGTAGGAATTTCAACTCTGGACACCATGGAGCTGGTTGACACCCTTCCGGGTGAAGACGCAGAGAACTGGACCTCCCAAATCCGTTCCCGTCACCTGCGAGTCCGAGAGTATGGCCACATTGTTAACCGTCAATACGTGACAGGATGCCCGGGAAGCTTTGAATTTGGGGAGAGCGAATGGGTGTCCAAAGGGAAGCTGGCCGATGTGGTACAGGCCTGCTTCCAACCTCCCTACTCATTCGGGGTCGAAGACATGGACGGTGTCCAGGTCGGCAGTGGCCCAGAGCACAAGCACCAGAAGCGCAGCCTGATTCTCGTGGGCCATAACACCGCGATGGACGTAAAGTATCTGGCAAGTCTGGGCATCCCGGTCTTTGAAGATGTCACGGCCGCCTTCGTGGAGCGCATTGACACCGCCGAGTTGTACCGTGCTATCCGAGGTGAGTTTAACCAGCACTCGCTGGCCAGCATTCTCGGCGAACTGGGAATTATCGGATGGAACCTGCACAATGCTGGGAACGATGCTCGCTATACGCTTGAAGCGCTGGTTCGCATGATCTGTCGTGATACAGGCGAGGCTAGCGCTGCTGCTTCAATGGTGGGATAGACTCCTGCTGGCCGGGTACTCTCTGCTCTCTATGCAGCCATAAGACTATGATTATGTTATTGTACCCCTTGTACCGTCGTTGCTATCAGCGCAATGACCCTATGTCACAGTTTCTATTAGTGACCGACGTCATACGAGGAGAAACAGAGACGTACTCGCAATGATCAAGCGTGGCCTTGCCTCTTACTGAAATGACAAATCAAACAAATAGGTCATGCACAATATGACGTGCATAATCGTCAACTCTACAGATCTGCCTTGACAACTCGACAAGTTTAGACGCCAATCTCGTCGACTAAGAAAGGTCCATGACTTTTCTCTGTACTGTTAGAACATTAAGTTTCCTAGATATTATCATTAAGATGCATTGTTCCTGACTAGTTGACTTACTAGGATAGTCGCCGACTTGACTGACGTCAAACTGATAGTTATTCACTACGATGATACCGATActgataatgataatgataagcTCCAGCCCACCATTTGCCCCTCCTGCCCCTCAAACCCAAAATACCCACAGAACCCGAATCCCATTCACCTCAACACCTTTACTTCCTATCGACAAGAAGACAAGCcaaacaagaaaaaaagaagaagaaaaaaaatgacCACCCCACTAACATTCCAactcctcaacatctccaccTGCCCCATCTCCAGCGCAACCACTCACCCCTTCCTCCAACAAGCCGGCTGCGGGCAGATCTCCAAACCGCTGCTCTCGCAATGGCTCTCCCAAGACCGTCTCTACGCACAGTCCTACATCCGCTTCATCGGCCTGCTACTGTCCAAGATCCGCCTCCCACCGCATAATCCGGACAGCTCGAAGCCTCGCACCTCGACGGTGGAGTACCGCGCCATGGAGGTCCTCGTCGACGCGCTGGTGAATATCCGCAGGGAGCTGCAGTTCTTTGAGGAAACGGCGGATGAGTACGGGCTGGACTTGACCGCGTTGCCGGCCGCCATGGAAGACGAGGAGCGGGAGCGGGGCGAGTGCGTGCGCGGCGAGGTTCAGGCCGAGGAGTTGTTCTTTGGTCCGAATCGTATCACGCAGGCGTATATCGATATGTTTATGTCGGCGGGGAGTGCGGCGACGAGCCTGCTGGAGGGGATGGTGGTGTTGTGGGCGACCGAGGCGTGTTACCTGCAAGCGTGGCGGTATGCGGCGTCGTGTGGGGCGTCGAGGAAAGCGACGGCGGGTCCGGAGCAGGACGCCGATGGGGGTGCGCTGCGGACGCGCTTCATCCCGAACTGGACCAGTCCCGAGTTTGAGGCGTTTGTGCAGCGCATTGGGGATGTGGTGGATGAGCTGGCTGGGCAGATCAAGGGGGCCGAGGAGCGTGAGGAGCTGATGGGTCGCTGTGTGCAGTGGTGGCGGCAGGTGGTGTGGTTGGAAGAGAGATTCTGGCCGGTTGTCAAGGTAGACTAGGTTCGGGTCTGTAGGGATAATtgaaaaaataaaataaaataaaatagaaCAAAATAAAAGCAAATATCATTACAGTTCGTCCTAATCATCGCGTCGTCCAGAGACCAGAACCCCCCCACCCCCGTACTCCATGCATGACAtagcaagcaagcaagcaaccCAACGCCAGTCCTTCGTTCCTGTTATAAATGCATCCATCCATTCCTCTGCGGACCCCAGGCTTCTATCCCGTGGACATATGAAGAAAAAAAGACTCCGGACGGCCGGATGTGCTGCCAGAGCCCGACGCGAAAGAAAGCACAGCAGAAAACAGCCACACAGCAATGTATCAGTTTGCGATAAAGTCAGACTTTTGAACCAGCAAATCTTAGTCGAATACAATCGGTATAGGTGTACATAGAATACATAGTCATCCATTAGCGAGCGGATCAAGAGGTCGCTGCACTCGCGCGAGCGGCATTGCTCAGTTGCCGATGATATGATCCAATCGGCTGGAAACCTCTGTATAGACACCATCAGTATCGGTGATTTATCAGATCAGAAGTAGGGGAACAAACCTGGCGAGATCAaatcctccttcttcttcgtcatcgtcatccgcATCCGGCCCCGCTGGCGCCATCGGTCGCTCCGACTTGG contains the following coding sequences:
- a CDS encoding 3'-5' exonuclease, producing MRWFVVTNTDSFASPGRTNAPIFPTLPLHLLVPLSYQYCFLSALLPLSIVAGHPVQSLDMDRTERLKLLFSEDEFLLRLNTRLNAQSKPDLKATEAASSTVVTQEEVQPEKVDEDSEPNTKAGGNAEGLDKSLVQETGQCNSSTPTPGTRYFSHEQEVPSTPLDGFFCPLVAISKYPYKFVHKELSQMVANRFFNGGKFWQRVWDLYYVHVPPHLRPRPLLLVPAAQVRKFIQEINRELEATLSIPEEREMGLLLDFNLDGVPQPTFIGQCTSREMKDELESTIPPRTNYEPPSEMDESRLAYEQMIGHGIDASKSKSRSKASKAKKQIRLQAGIKSVQALRKMRCYLGLQPCHSLDLPKLIDERSWEEKGNDDCSMAQRLDETSDTGIPRLDLNNPTMFPFWQEPILISVDVECNERCPGQVTEVGISTLDTMELVDTLPGEDAENWTSQIRSRHLRVREYGHIVNRQYVTGCPGSFEFGESEWVSKGKLADVVQACFQPPYSFGVEDMDGVQVGSGPEHKHQKRSLILVGHNTAMDVKYLASLGIPVFEDVTAAFVERIDTAELYRAIRGEFNQHSLASILGELGIIGWNLHNAGNDARYTLEALVRMICRDTGEASAAASMVG
- a CDS encoding putative transcription regulator PAB1642 is translated as MTTPLTFQLLNISTCPISSATTHPFLQQAGCGQISKPLLSQWLSQDRLYAQSYIRFIGLLLSKIRLPPHNPDSSKPRTSTVEYRAMEVLVDALVNIRRELQFFEETADEYGLDLTALPAAMEDEERERGECVRGEVQAEELFFGPNRITQAYIDMFMSAGSAATSLLEGMVVLWATEACYLQAWRYAASCGASRKATAGPEQDADGGALRTRFIPNWTSPEFEAFVQRIGDVVDELAGQIKGAEEREELMGRCVQWWRQVVWLEERFWPVVKNKIKANIITVRPNHRVVQRPEPPHPRTPCMT